GCCCCCAATCTGCCATCTTCAACTTCTCTTTTACTGTTAGAGCTTGAGCAGCTTTGTGTTTTGGTATGGGCAGAAATAAATGATCAAAATGGGGAGTGAGTGAGGTACGGGAAGATAAGTATGGGTGGCTACTAAATGGACACTTGAGATTTTTGGAATCTTTTCGGATGGCTCAACTTCATGTTACCCACTCCTCTCCCCCTCCTGTTATTCTCGGTCGGGACACTGACAAGCGATTATTATAACTATTTtttcatgaaaattttatttgcgtttaatttgattttccaaactcttttttattgttttataattgATTTTGAAACAAGTGGAATACTAGATCATAGGTCAGTAGTTATGTTGAGCATTTTGGATTTAAATTTTCCCCAAACTCATGAATTGCTGAAAATTGATTTACATTACactaaattttaaaattatacaaTAGAATGAGCGACAAAACACATGATTACATGAAGCCTAGGCCAGGGGAATGGGGAACACAACCATGTTATAGCATATGCATCGGGGAGATCAAAATTTTGATTCATGAAATAAATTAATGGAGTTTAACATAATCTTTATGTACCGGGAGTAAATTGACTCCATCAATTTGTAATACTCCGTCAATTCATCAAGCTCTTCTTTGATTtttgataaagtcatcaacggacCTCAATTACTATTCACACCAAAACTAACTTATTTTTAgtaatattttaagattttgTTCATCTCTTTCCTCCATTCTCTCTCCTGAAAATCCTTTTTTAAGTCCAGCAAATAATAATTCATGAATTGATTAAGCTATATGGCTGCATAAAAGTTGAGTTAAAAAGTTGATTTATTATGAACAGTAATTGACTCCATCAATTTTATCAATGAATTGATGAATCAAAGTGTTTTATGGGTGCATATGCTCTTATTATCTCTCGGCCAATTCTATTGTATACATTACACCCAGgtaattttaaattatttgatTCAAATGGTTAATTTGTTAAACTAAACATCAAGCTCTCATTTTCCAATTAATGGCAATTTTACAAATTGATCTACCTACAAATTATAAAGGTGATCGAGCCCCGAGCTACCTAACCCAACTCTCCACCTTGAATGTTTTACTTTAAATAATCACTTACATAATACAATTTACCTTTAATTAATCACCCCATATTAAGCTTGTCCTGCTGTACTAATTATAGAATAACCAAAAGCAGTGCCTACAAAAAGACTCTGAAAAAAGTTGAGATTAATTATTCTCCTTTGTATAACATCTTTTAAGACACACAAATATTCTTATTCTGTTTCTAGTTGCTGCTAGGATGGTCATGTAGTCAAAAGGTTCCTTGGCATCCAAAGCCACTTTGTCATACTTAAATTTTATTTTTCCACCAGGTGATATTGGAAGGGTGTTAAAATGAAAGATTGGGCTGCACCATTGATAGCATCAGCTTTATTTGCACTGCTAGCACCAGGGCTTTTGTTTCAGCTGCCTGGAAAACATAAGCCTTTCGAGTTCATGAACATGAAGACGACGATAGCATCGATGTTTTTGCACACCGTTCTCTATGGTTTGCTCCTTATACTGTTCCTTGTTGTTCTGGACATTCATCTCCTGGCGTGATACATGATCCCGGATCACATGTGTTGATTTCATCTTTGCCTCTGTTGGTTTATTATAGTTTTCCTGATTTCTTTGTGTTTTGTATGGAACATCAGAGGACAGAGTTCTAATCTCAGATGATGTTTTAGTTTATATTCATCTGTTACATTAAAAAGTAAGGTAAATAAAAATTAGTTACATGTAGTTGCAACTTTTAATAGTTTCAGCCAAATTTAAGTTTGTTGCTTAAGTATCCATGTTCTTGTGTTATATTTTAGATGTCCTGCTCAGACTAGCTAGCTTCAGTTACAGTAGCTGCATAAATCTCTTATTTTACAATTACATCAGGAAGATCAAATCACTGTCGAATTCTATTTTTTTCATCGAAACTTTAGATTTTCACTTGATGTTGTGGTCGATTTCTTGATTTCTCTAACATAAGTCCAGGGTTCGACTACTTGTGTATGCGTGAGTTTAACTATAAAAAAACATCTACATTTTTCTGGACTTAATTAATGAAGAAGATACAAATCAGACCATAATTAATGAGTGGATCAACTAACATCGAAACACAAACACCATTTGTTTGAAAGTTCCTGAATTCTACGAACTTGTTCTTGCCAGGTATCTGAATCAGCAGGCTCAGAGTTAAGCTTCTGCAAACTCTTAAAAAATCTTATAAGATTGGGCCGCACCATTGATAGTATCAGCTCTGTTTGCACTGCTAGAACCAGGGCTTTTGTTTCAGCTGCCTGGTAAACATAAGCCTTTTGAGTTCATGAACATGAAGATGACAATAGCTTCGATGTTTTTGCACACTGTTCTTTA
This sequence is a window from Apium graveolens cultivar Ventura chromosome 9, ASM990537v1, whole genome shotgun sequence. Protein-coding genes within it:
- the LOC141684586 gene encoding uncharacterized protein LOC141684586, coding for MKDWAAPLIASALFALLAPGLLFQLPGKHKPFEFMNMKTTIASMFLHTVLYGLLLILFLVVLDIHLLA
- the LOC141684587 gene encoding uncharacterized protein LOC141684587, giving the protein DWAAPLIVSALFALLEPGLLFQLPGKHKPFEFMNMKMTIASMFLHTVLYGLLLILFLVVLDIHLLA